The following coding sequences lie in one Caproicibacterium argilliputei genomic window:
- a CDS encoding DUF2800 domain-containing protein: MASKAHAVLSASSSDRWLHCPPSARLCETYEDKGNNYAVEGTDAHSLCEFKLRKALGQSAKDPTESLNFYNEEMEDCAAGYAAYVIEQVEAAKETCPDPVVLVEQRVDFSRWVKQGFGTADCLIIADGTLRVFDFKYGLGVLVSAEENPQMKCYALGALELFDDIYDIDDVTLHIYQPRRQNVSEWRIPKADLLTWAEEVLKPAADLAWDGKGEFSCGDWCRFCKAKNVCRARAEENLKLARHDFKLPPKLTDAEIEVILSKVDELVSWASDIKEYALQQALSGKEWHGFKLVEGRSVRKYTDEASVAKAVSDAGFDPYEKKLLGITAMQKMLGNRRFKELLAAYIEKPQGKPTLVPDSDKRPAINTAKNDFMEDKL, encoded by the coding sequence ATGGCAAGTAAGGCACACGCTGTACTGTCTGCATCCTCATCCGACAGGTGGCTCCACTGCCCGCCATCAGCAAGGCTTTGTGAAACCTATGAGGACAAAGGCAACAACTACGCTGTAGAAGGAACCGATGCTCATTCGCTCTGCGAGTTCAAACTCCGCAAGGCACTCGGACAATCTGCCAAAGACCCGACCGAAAGCCTCAACTTCTACAATGAGGAAATGGAAGACTGTGCAGCCGGGTATGCCGCCTATGTCATCGAACAGGTCGAAGCTGCAAAGGAAACCTGCCCTGACCCGGTCGTGCTGGTTGAACAGCGAGTAGATTTCTCTCGCTGGGTGAAACAAGGATTCGGAACTGCCGACTGCCTTATTATCGCAGACGGCACACTTCGGGTGTTTGATTTCAAATACGGCCTCGGCGTGCTGGTTTCCGCCGAAGAAAACCCGCAGATGAAATGCTACGCCCTCGGTGCGCTGGAACTTTTCGACGATATTTACGACATCGATGACGTTACCCTTCACATCTACCAGCCAAGGCGCCAGAACGTCAGCGAGTGGCGGATTCCGAAAGCGGATCTTCTCACATGGGCAGAGGAAGTCCTGAAGCCCGCGGCGGATCTCGCATGGGACGGCAAGGGGGAATTCTCCTGCGGCGACTGGTGCCGGTTCTGCAAGGCGAAGAACGTCTGCCGCGCCAGAGCAGAGGAGAACCTGAAGCTCGCCCGGCACGATTTCAAGCTCCCGCCAAAGCTAACCGACGCCGAGATCGAGGTCATCCTTTCCAAGGTGGACGAGCTTGTCAGCTGGGCGTCCGACATCAAGGAATATGCCCTGCAGCAGGCTCTTTCCGGAAAGGAATGGCACGGCTTCAAGCTGGTCGAGGGGCGATCCGTCCGCAAATACACGGATGAGGCGTCCGTCGCAAAAGCAGTCTCCGATGCCGGTTTCGACCCATACGAAAAGAAGCTGCTTGGTATCACCGCTATGCAGAAAATGCTCGGAAATAGACGCTTTAAGGAACTTCTTGCAGCTTACATCGAAAAGCCGCAGGGCAAACCGACACTCGTACCGGACAGCGACAAGCGCCCGGCCATAAACACAGCAAAAAATGATTTTATGGAGGACAAATTATGA
- a CDS encoding DUF2815 family protein, producing MSKKMQNPMKVITGPDTRWSYANVWDPKSINGGTPKYSVSLIIPKSDARTLAKIKTAIEAAYKEGEAKLKGSGKTVPALSAIKSPLRDGDTERPDDPAYAHAYFVNANAASAPGIVDADVNPILTRSEVYSGVYGRASITFYAFNSSGNKGIACGLNNLQKIRDGEPLGGKASAEEDFAADDDEDFLN from the coding sequence ATGAGTAAGAAGATGCAGAACCCAATGAAAGTCATCACCGGCCCGGATACACGCTGGAGTTATGCCAACGTGTGGGATCCGAAATCCATCAATGGTGGTACCCCAAAGTACAGTGTTTCGCTCATCATTCCGAAGTCCGATGCCAGGACACTCGCTAAAATCAAGACCGCCATCGAAGCCGCCTACAAGGAAGGCGAAGCAAAGCTCAAAGGCAGCGGTAAGACTGTACCAGCGCTTTCCGCAATCAAGAGCCCTCTTCGTGACGGCGACACGGAACGCCCGGATGACCCGGCCTACGCACATGCGTACTTCGTCAATGCAAACGCTGCATCTGCTCCCGGCATCGTGGATGCGGATGTGAACCCCATACTGACCCGTTCTGAGGTTTACAGCGGTGTTTACGGCAGAGCCAGCATCACCTTTTACGCCTTCAACTCCTCCGGCAATAAGGGAATCGCCTGCGGTCTCAACAACTTACAGAAAATCCGCGACGGAGAACCGCTCGGCGGCAAGGCAAGC
- a CDS encoding helix-turn-helix domain-containing protein, protein MNKETESKAAERWVNLEDIAEHLSVSQDTVRTWIKGGKLPFYRAGKRYKFKISEVDEWVRNGKITE, encoded by the coding sequence GTGAACAAGGAGACTGAAAGCAAAGCAGCAGAAAGATGGGTAAATTTAGAAGATATTGCTGAACATTTAAGTGTAAGTCAGGATACGGTTCGCACCTGGATTAAAGGAGGCAAGCTTCCATTCTATCGTGCTGGTAAAAGATATAAATTCAAAATATCGGAGGTTGATGAGTGGGTTAGAAATGGAAAGATCACAGAATAA
- a CDS encoding sigma-70 family RNA polymerase sigma factor, whose protein sequence is MTNQDKKRFYPLRDTKNPLKVTLVPITEEQYHTLYPEIWRIRNREQHHHRCMCPYNYIWKCDGDCLGCEYHAAGDMLSLDEPTTDSNGNMYDYLPDSTPRMENVIIDRMLLEELFARLRELDPDADRIIQLWKDNPKGISDRKIAQALGRPQRTFADQMKKIRTELWKIRGDK, encoded by the coding sequence ATGACGAATCAAGACAAAAAGCGTTTTTATCCACTCCGTGACACTAAGAATCCTTTAAAGGTCACACTCGTTCCTATTACAGAAGAACAGTACCACACCCTTTATCCTGAAATCTGGCGTATCCGAAATCGGGAGCAGCATCACCACCGCTGCATGTGTCCTTACAACTATATCTGGAAGTGTGACGGCGACTGTCTTGGATGCGAATACCACGCCGCTGGAGACATGCTTTCCCTTGACGAACCAACCACGGACAGCAATGGCAATATGTATGATTACCTGCCAGATAGTACCCCGCGCATGGAAAATGTTATCATTGACCGCATGCTTCTGGAGGAGCTTTTTGCTCGTCTTCGCGAGCTCGACCCTGATGCCGATCGCATCATTCAGCTTTGGAAGGACAACCCCAAAGGTATCTCCGATCGCAAGATCGCGCAAGCACTCGGTCGTCCACAGCGTACATTTGCAGACCAGATGAAGAAAATTCGTACCGAGCTTTGGAAAATTCGCGGCGATAAGTAA
- a CDS encoding DNA ligase, with protein sequence MGKMNEMSQAIADLRSATATISDVADWLTQQFSDENDSKQQIPKSAVKEKPTPKPPLTLEQVRAVLAEKSRAGHTAEVRELLQKYGAAKLSAVNPADYEALMKDTEVLGDGK encoded by the coding sequence ATGGGAAAAATGAACGAAATGTCACAGGCCATCGCAGACCTGCGTAGTGCGACTGCCACTATTAGTGATGTTGCCGACTGGCTGACTCAGCAGTTTTCAGATGAAAATGATTCTAAGCAGCAAATTCCAAAAAGTGCTGTCAAAGAAAAGCCCACACCGAAACCGCCTCTCACACTCGAACAGGTACGTGCGGTTCTTGCTGAGAAATCTCGTGCCGGACATACGGCAGAGGTTCGTGAGCTTCTTCAGAAATATGGTGCCGCAAAGCTCTCAGCAGTCAATCCGGCAGATTATGAAGCCCTGATGAAGGACACGGAGGTACTCGGCGATGGCAAGTAA